The Mastacembelus armatus chromosome 9, fMasArm1.2, whole genome shotgun sequence genome contains a region encoding:
- the kifl gene encoding putative LOC110439812 homolog, which yields MYGKSSGAENGSYSLNFLGKKVGRHHSVAPAGKQFAWETNNRPTCSEEPGVSSRPGLVPVAVEVLEDLPGSVPELKNEKPCPTVHNTQFDQYEDNTTGSSESQLSDNSEAERSENVKIYIPYESAEHCITQIAKDMVAMKRRHLEMVQELKENFQITARENQECTMQKIGFHYQNKLNTLRQILDLYQEKVEKKNDVWKKKVAALTAQNEQLQEEQAAERRRHEVEAQQWHREKSKMLELFSNRLDILHSHQASTLQELQMARQEVGKIQEMLMISSHEKQEAAEEGESSAKKDQQQTVPCNESGLPLEGAKARLQELKENLYQREREITELLEAERSPVPLIPQPPCSVLLPVVIHKAHAICSAVTETRAVLDQMIEENQIALVQAREKLNCLQQGTEDSNDKEAKPTDEERSDESSLSLLKETVRQYEVSQIALDSIKTGENPVTKDCDAVSELEDMLGCGTTCTTERMKSVGQQLLLLQDQLKQVKEENKNLIENYTTERTMRKKYYNMVEDTKGKIRVFCRIRTEAVQGGAIVVDKADDYSVTVETPRGPREFQFDKVFSAEASQEDLFQDTSRLIQSALDGYNVCIFAYGQTGSGKTFTMVGDKEQKHPGIIPRSFNAIFDIIQENSTKFDFKVSAYMLELYNDRLQDLLVSLASEAHGQLQSQARRVEIKRNRKGVVFAQGAETKEASSAQELYALFHQACANRHISATKMNVESSRSHLIVGIMVENRNLTNGSVSTGKLSLVDLAGSERAAKTGAKDHQLKEANSINKSLSALGDVISALSAELPHVPYRNSKLTQVMQDSLGGNAKTLMIVNVSPSECNLDETLTSLIYATRVKAITNNAQRNVDSKEIAQLKEVIMKLRSGQTVEEEDI from the exons ATGTATGGGAAATCTTCTGGAGCTGAGAATGGATCCTATTCACTGAACTTCCTGGGAAAGAAAGTGGGGAGACATCACTCTGTGGCTCCTGCAGGCAAGCAAT ttgcCTGGGAGACAAATAACAGGCCTACATGCTCTGAGGAACCTGGAGTGTCCTCACGACCTGGACTGGTCCCAGTGGCAGTGGAAGTGCTGGAGGATTTACCAGGAAGCGTACCAGAGCTCAAGAATGAGAAGCCATGTCCAACAGTCCACAACACACAGTTTGACCAGTACGAGGACAACACGACAG GCTCATCAGAATCTCAGCTGTCAGATAACAGCGAAGCTGAGCGgtcagaaaatgttaaaatctacATCCCATATGAGTCGGCTGAACACTGTATCACTCAG ATAGCCAAGGATATGGTTGCAATGAAGAGAAGACACCTGGAAATGGTGCAAGAGCTAAAGGAGAACTTCCAGATCACAGCACGAGAgaaccag GAATGCACAATGCAGAAGATCGGATTTCATTACCAGAATAAGTTGAACACTCTGCGCCAAATCCTGGACCTGTATCAGGAGAAGGTGGAGAAGAAGAATGATGTCTGGAAGAAGAAAGTTGCA GCCTTGACAGCACAGAatgagcagctgcaggaggagcaggCAGCTGAGAGGAGGAGACATGAGGTGGAGGCCCAGCAGTGGCACAGAGAAAAG AGCAAAATGCTTGAATTGTTCTCCAATAGGCTGGATATTCTGCACAGCCACCAGGCCTCCA CATTACAGGAGCTACAGATGGCCAGACAGGAAGTAGGGAAAATCCAAGAAATGTTAATGATTTCATCACATGAGAAGCAGGAAGCTGCAGAGGAAGGTGAAAGCTCAGCGAAGAAGGATCAACAACAGACTGTG CCTTGCAATGAATCAGGTCTGCCTCTAGAGGGAGCTAAAGCCCGTCTGCAGGAGCTAAAGGAAAATTTGTAccaaagggagagagagattaCTGAGTTgctggaggcagagaggagcCCAGTCCCTCTTATTCCTCAGCCACCCTGCAGCGTGCTGCTTCCTGTTGTCATACACAAG gcTCATGCAATCTGCAGTGCAGTGACTGAAACCAGAGCTGTTTTGGACCAGATGATTGAAGAGAATCAAATTGCTCTGGTCCAAGccagagaaaaactgaattgtCTACAACAGGGCACAGAAGACAGTAATGACAAAGAGGCTAAGCCCACTGATGAAGAAAG GTCAGATGAATCAAGTTTGTCTTTGCTAAAAGAAACAGTGAGGCAGTATGAGGTCTCTCAAATCGCATTAGACTCCATCAAAACTGGAGAAAACCCTGTGACAAAGG ACTGTGATGCGGTTTCTGAACTGGAGGACATGCTGGGGTGTGGGACAACATGCACCACAGAGCGAATGAAGAGTGTCGGTCAGCAGCTGCTATTACTGCAGGATCAG CTGAAGCAAGTGAAAGAAGAGAACAAGAATTTAATTGAGAACTACACTACAGAGAGGACAATGAGGAAGAAATATTACAATATGGTGGAGGATACGAAAG GTAAAATCCGAGTGTTTTGTCGAATTCGAACCGAGGCTGTGCAGGGCGGAGCCATCGTTGTGGATAAAGCAGATGACTACTCGGTCACTGTGGAAACCCCCCGTGGACCAAGGGAGTTTCAGTTTGACAAGGTGTTCAGCGCTGAAGCCTCTCAGGAAGACCTGTTTCAAGACACCAGCAG GCTGATCCAGTCAGCTCTGGATGGGTACAACGTATGTATCTTTGCTTATGGCCAGACGGGATCAGGGAAGACCTTCACCATGGTGGGGGACAAAGAACAGAAGCACCCTGGGATCATACCAAGATCTTTTAATGCCATATTTGACATCATACAGGAGAACAGCACCAAATTTGATTTCAAG GTTTCAGCCTATATGCTGGAGCTATACAACGACAGGCTGCAGGACCTCCTTGTCAGCCTGGCCAGTGAGGCCCATGGGCAGCTCCAGTCCCAGGCCAGGCGGGTGGAGATCAAGAGGAATAGAAAGGGGGTTGTGTTTGCCCAAGGAGCAGAGACAAAGGAGGCTTCCAGTGCCCAGGAGCTTTATGCTTTGTTCCATCAGGCCTGCGCCAACAGACACATCTCTGCCACCA AGATGAATGTAGAGAGTTCCCGTTCCCATCTCATTGTGGGAATCATGGTGGAAAACAGGAATCTGACCAATGGAAGCGTGAGCACCGGGAAGCTGAGCCTCGTGGACCTAGCAGGCAGTGAGAGAGCAGCCAAGACTGGCGCCAAAGACCATCAGCTCAAG gAAGCTAACTCCATTAACAAGTCTCTGAGTGCACTCGGTGATGTGATCTCAGCCTTGTCTGCTGAGCTTCCCCATGTACCATACAGGAATAGCAAACTGACACAG GTGATGCAGGACTCCCTGGGTGGCAATGCCAAAACCCTCATGATTGTTAACGTCTCTCCTTCAGAATGCAACCTGGATGAGACGCTGACATCTCTGAT CTATGCAACAAGAGTGAAGGCCATAACCAACAATGCTCAGAGAAATGTGGACAGTAAAGAGATTGCCCAGCTGAAAGAG GTGATCATGAAGCTGAGGTCAGGACAGACAGTGGAAGAGGAGGACATCTGA
- the LOC113138711 gene encoding retinal dehydrogenase 1-like isoform X1, with product MPETGGGIHQTGATSSASATGGKYDKMNFQPNNKDQHQSPNQNHKSQHVDGPGTQPLPVPVPDPPIQYTKLFINNEWHESCSGRKIPVYNPATEEMLCEVEEADAEDVDKAVRSARAAFQMGSPWRSMDASDRGHLLNRLAELVERDRLLLATLEAMNSGKVFLMAYFVDLMATIKTLRYYGGWADKIHGKTIPVDGEYFTYTRHEPIGVCGQIIPWNFPIMMFVWKIAPALCCGNTVVIKPAEQTPLSALHMAALIKEAGFPPGVVNVVPGYGQTAGSAISHHMDIDKVAFTGSTAVGKLIQKAAGDSNLKRVTLELGGKNPNIVFADCDLEYAVEQAHSGLFFNQGQCCLAGSRVFVERPIYEEFVIRSVERARSKVLGNPLLPGVDQGPQIDQKQFDKIMELIESGKREGATLECGGSAWGQQGLFIQPTVFSNVTDDMRIAKEEIFGPVQQIMCFRSIHEVIQRANSTHYGLAAGVFTNNIDKALTVSSALQAGMVWVNCYNAMSAQCPFGGFKMSGNGRELGEYALREYTEVKAVTIKISQKNS from the exons ATGCCCGAGACCGGAGGAGGAATCCACCAAACTGGAGCCACCTCATCAGCATCAGCCACAG ggGGGAAATATGATAAGATGAACTTCCAGCCCAACAACAAAGACCAGCACCAGAGTCCAAACCAGAACCACAAATCACAGCATGTAGATGGACCTGGGACACAACCATTGCCCGTGCCAGTCCCAGACCCCCCAATTCAATACACTAAG TTGTTCATCAATAACGAGTGGCATGAGTCATGCAGTGGCAGAAAGATTCCCGTGTATAATCCTGCCACAGAGGAGATGCTGTGTGAAGTAGAGGAGGCTGATGCA GAAGATGTGGACAAAGCAGTACGGAGTGCCAGAGCCGCCTTTCAAATGGGCTCACCATGGCGATCCATGGACGCCTCAGATCGAGGTCATCTGCTCAACAGACTTGCGGAGCTGGTAGAGAGAGACCGACTTCTACTGGCA ACATTAGAGGCCATGAACTCTGGAAAAGTATTTCTCATGGCATATTTCGTAGATCTGATGGCCACAATAAAAACCTTGAGATATTATGGTGGCTGGGCAGACAAGATTCATGGCAAAACCATCCCTGTCG acGGAGAGTATTTTACCTACACACGACATGAGCCCATTGGAGTATGTGGCCAGATCATACCT TGGAATTTTCCAATCATGATGTTTGTTTGGAAGATCGCTCCTGCTCTCTGCTGTGGCAACACTGTGGTCATCAAACCTGCTGAACAGACCCCATTATCAGCCCTGCATATGGCTGCTCTCATCAAAGAG GCCGGGTTTCCCCCAGGTGTGGTGAACGTGGTGCCAGGTTATGGTCAGACAGCAGGCTCTGCCATTTCCCACCACATGGATATTGACAAAGTAGCCTTCACTGGATCTACTGCT GTTGGGAAACTCATCCAGAAGGCTGCAGGTGACAGCAACCTGAAAAGAGTCACACTAGAACTTGGTGGCAAAAATCCAAATATTGTCTTTGCAGACTGTGACT TAGAGTATGCAGTGGAGCAGGCCCATAGCGGACTATTTTTCAACCAGGGCCAGTGCTGTCTGGCTGGGTCCAGGGTGTTTGTGGAGAGACCAATCTATGAGGAGTTTGTTATTCGTAGCGTGGAGAGAGCCAGATCCAAAGTCCTGGGAAACCCACTGCTGCCAGGGGTGGATCAGGGACCTCAG aTTGACCAGAAGCAGTTTGATAAGATAATGGAGCTGATAGAGAGCGGGAAGAGGGAGGGTGCCACACTGGAGTGTGGGGGGTCTGCATGGGGCCAGCAAGGACTTTTCATCCAACCCACTGTCTTCTCAAATGTCACAGATGATATGCGTATTGCCAAAGAAGAG ATTTTTGGTCCAGTCCAACAAATCATGTGCTTCCGTAGCATCCATGAAGTCATCCAGAGAGCCAACTCCACACACTATGGGCTGGCAGCAGGGGTGTTCACTAACAACATCGACAAAGCACTAACAGTCTCCTCAGCACTGCAGGCTGGCATGGTCTG GGTGAACTGCTACAACGCCATGAGTGCTCAGTGTCCATTCGGTGGCTTCAAGATGTCTGGGAATGGGAGGGAGCT AGGGGAGTATGCTCTTCGGGAGTACACAGAGGTCAAGGCAGTCACCATCAAAATCTCACAGAAGAACTCATAA
- the LOC113138711 gene encoding retinal dehydrogenase 1-like isoform X2: MLCEVEEADAVNVDKAVRSARAAFQMGSPWRSMDASDRGHLLNRLAELVERDRLLLATLEAMNSGKVFLMAYFVDLMATIKTLRYYGGWADKIHGKTIPVDGEYFTYTRHEPIGVCGQIIPWNFPIMMFVWKIAPALCCGNTVVIKPAEQTPLSALHMAALIKEAGFPPGVVNVVPGYGQTAGSAISHHMDIDKVAFTGSTAVGKLIQKAAGDSNLKRVTLELGGKNPNIVFADCDLEYAVEQAHSGLFFNQGQCCLAGSRVFVERPIYEEFVIRSVERARSKVLGNPLLPGVDQGPQIDQKQFDKIMELIESGKREGATLECGGSAWGQQGLFIQPTVFSNVTDDMRIAKEEIFGPVQQIMCFRSIHEVIQRANSTHYGLAAGVFTNNIDKALTVSSALQAGMVWVNCYNAMSAQCPFGGFKMSGNGRELGEYALREYTEVKAVTIKISQKNS, translated from the exons ATGCTGTGTGAAGTAGAGGAGGCTGATGCAGTGA ATGTGGACAAAGCAGTACGGAGTGCCAGAGCCGCCTTTCAAATGGGCTCACCATGGCGATCCATGGACGCCTCAGATCGAGGTCATCTGCTCAACAGACTTGCGGAGCTGGTAGAGAGAGACCGACTTCTACTGGCA ACATTAGAGGCCATGAACTCTGGAAAAGTATTTCTCATGGCATATTTCGTAGATCTGATGGCCACAATAAAAACCTTGAGATATTATGGTGGCTGGGCAGACAAGATTCATGGCAAAACCATCCCTGTCG acGGAGAGTATTTTACCTACACACGACATGAGCCCATTGGAGTATGTGGCCAGATCATACCT TGGAATTTTCCAATCATGATGTTTGTTTGGAAGATCGCTCCTGCTCTCTGCTGTGGCAACACTGTGGTCATCAAACCTGCTGAACAGACCCCATTATCAGCCCTGCATATGGCTGCTCTCATCAAAGAG GCCGGGTTTCCCCCAGGTGTGGTGAACGTGGTGCCAGGTTATGGTCAGACAGCAGGCTCTGCCATTTCCCACCACATGGATATTGACAAAGTAGCCTTCACTGGATCTACTGCT GTTGGGAAACTCATCCAGAAGGCTGCAGGTGACAGCAACCTGAAAAGAGTCACACTAGAACTTGGTGGCAAAAATCCAAATATTGTCTTTGCAGACTGTGACT TAGAGTATGCAGTGGAGCAGGCCCATAGCGGACTATTTTTCAACCAGGGCCAGTGCTGTCTGGCTGGGTCCAGGGTGTTTGTGGAGAGACCAATCTATGAGGAGTTTGTTATTCGTAGCGTGGAGAGAGCCAGATCCAAAGTCCTGGGAAACCCACTGCTGCCAGGGGTGGATCAGGGACCTCAG aTTGACCAGAAGCAGTTTGATAAGATAATGGAGCTGATAGAGAGCGGGAAGAGGGAGGGTGCCACACTGGAGTGTGGGGGGTCTGCATGGGGCCAGCAAGGACTTTTCATCCAACCCACTGTCTTCTCAAATGTCACAGATGATATGCGTATTGCCAAAGAAGAG ATTTTTGGTCCAGTCCAACAAATCATGTGCTTCCGTAGCATCCATGAAGTCATCCAGAGAGCCAACTCCACACACTATGGGCTGGCAGCAGGGGTGTTCACTAACAACATCGACAAAGCACTAACAGTCTCCTCAGCACTGCAGGCTGGCATGGTCTG GGTGAACTGCTACAACGCCATGAGTGCTCAGTGTCCATTCGGTGGCTTCAAGATGTCTGGGAATGGGAGGGAGCT AGGGGAGTATGCTCTTCGGGAGTACACAGAGGTCAAGGCAGTCACCATCAAAATCTCACAGAAGAACTCATAA
- the tmc2b gene encoding transmembrane channel-like protein 2-B — MPPKRKNDVAIKVEEVGLEVDATLDSGSEDEARRRSNNRRHKPQRKAKQVIDDEEDEDDEDEAPRRRGRKKKPKPRDSDEDDEEDKRTVRRSKASRQRAAQEESDEESNEDRGQTKKGGRAKKEKEEKNVNKKGNVKGRQGKTKDGEKDQKKKNEKLSSSSSSSDSDEESLSEGELEALKEQVEEKKKLIATLRNKPWRMEKRLTLLKESQEFVERFEGALGKGKGKKLYAFKVMVTKKLIKFKRDFENFKTACIPWEAKIKEVESHFGSSVASYFIFLRWLYGLNLVLFGLQFGLVVLPEILMGLPYGSIPRKTVPRGEQATAMDFSVLSEFNGYLKYSCLFYGYYNNERAIGLLRFRLPLSYLLVGVGIFGYSLMVVVRTMARNANEGGDGAEEKEFIFSWKLFTSWDYLIGNPETADNKFASITTSFKESIVDEQESQKEENIHLRRFLRVLANFLILCCLGGSGYLIYFVVKRSQDFAAMNKEDLSWFQKNEVEFVMSLLGMVCPPLFETIAEMEDYHPRIALKWQLVRIFALFLGNLYTFLFALFDDVNEKLQNEKQIKNATQWALHEYYANYSTHFNTTAVPPPAVDPADVIRGPCWETAVGIEFVKLTVSDIQVTYFTILMGDVMRAVIVRFLNYCWCWDLEAGFPSYAEFEISENVLGLVFNQGMIWMGAFYAPGLVGVNILRLLSSMYFQGWAVMAANVPHERVFKASRSNNFYMGLLLLVLFLSLLPVVYTVMTLSPSFDCGPFSGKEKMYDVIMETIDQDLPSFIGNIFTYASNPGLILPAILLMVLAIYYLNTVSKGYQQANTDLKKKMQMARDEKKNRRNNKASTNQVMKDLEDLLPNKSLIPPPTEEEPPTSDVVIVKPNKSPKLKPGAAGKRVNLQKDVSLAALNPKRPVTRAPQPRGGPPGNVMGPPQSGPGRGRSHGGPLRR; from the exons ATGCCTCCGAAGAGGAAAAACGATGTTGCAATTAAGGTTGAAGAGG TTGGGTTGGAGGTTGATGCAACATTAGACAGTGGCAGTGAAG ATGAGGCCAGGAGGAGAAGTAACAACAGAAGACACAAACCCCAACGTAAAGCCAAACAGGTCAttgatgatgaggaagatgaggatgatgaagatgaggcACCAAGGAGAAGAGGACGAAAGAAGAAGCCCAAGCCCAGAGATAgcgatgaagatgatgaagaggacaaaCGGACTGTGAGAAGGTCGAAAGCTTCCAGACAGAGAGCTGCACAGGAGGAGAGTGATGAGGAGAGCAACGAAGACCGAGGGCAAACGAAAAAAGGAGGGAgagcaaaaaaggaaaaagaggagaagaatgTAAATAAGAAGGGAAATGTTAAAGGAAGGCAAGGGAAGACTAAAGATGGTGAGAAGGAccagaaaaagaagaatgagaAGTTAAGCAG ctcctcctcttcctctgactCTGATGAAGAATCACTGTCGGAGGGAGAACTCGAAGCCCTGAAAGAACAGGttgaggagaagaagaaactgaTCGCTACGTTAAGGAACAAACCATGGCGCATGGAGAAGAGACTCACGCTACTCAA GGAGTCACAGGAGTTTGTTGAAAGATTTGAAGGAGCTCTTGGGAAAGGAAAAGGCAAGAAACTGTATGCATTCAAAGTCATGGTGACCAAG AAACTAATCAAGTTTAAGCGCGACTTTGAGAACTTCAAAACAGCCTGTATACCCTGGGAGGCGAAGATTAAAGAAGTGGAAA GTCACTTTGGGTCATCTGTGGCATCctactttatttttctgaggTGGCTGTATGGTCTGAATCTGGTCCTGTTTGGATTGCAGTTTGGGCTGGTGGTGCTGCCTGAG ATTCTTATGGGACTGCCCTACGGATCCATTCCTAGGAAAACTGTGCCCAGAGGCGAGCAGGCCACAGCCATGGacttctctgtgctctctgagtTTAAT GGATACCTCAAGTACTCCTGTTTGTTCTATGGCTACTACAACAACGAGCGAGCAATTGGGCTGCTGCGGTTCAGACTCCCTCTGTCATACCTGCTTGTGGGTGTTGGCATCTTTGGATACAGCCTGATGGTTGTCGTTAGAAC gatggCTCGTAATGCAAAtgaaggaggagatggagcagaggAGAAGGAGTTCATCTTCAGCTGGAAGTTGTTCACCAGCTGGGACTACCTGATAGGAAACCCTGAGACTGCAGACAATAAGTTTGCCTCCATTACCACCAGCTTCAAG GAATCCATTGTGGATGAACAGGAGAGCCAGAAAGAGGAGAACATCCACCTCAGGCGGTTCCTCAGGGTTCTTGCAAACTTTCTAATTCTGTGCTGCCTTGGAGGCAGTGGATATCTCATCTACTTTGTGGTGAAACGTTCTCAGGATTTCGCTGCAATGAACAAAGAGGATCTCTCATGGTTTCAAAAGAACGAg GTGGAGTTTGTGATGTCTCTGCTGGGGATGGTGTGTCCTCCTTTGTTTGAAACCATAGCAGAGATGGAAGATTATCACCCTCGTATCGCCCTCAAGTGGCAGCTGGTACGCATCTTTGCCCTCTTCCTGGGAAATCTTTACACCTTCCTCTTCGCCCTATTTGATGACGTTAATGAGAAG TTGCAGAACGAGAAACAGATAAAGAATGCCACTCAGTGGGCTTTGCATGAGTACTATGCTAACTACAGCACCCACTTCAACACCACAGCTGTGCCACCTCCAGCTGTGGACCCAGCTGATGTTATTAGAGGACCCTGCTGGGAGACTGCAGTGGGAATA gAATTTGTGAAGCTAACtgtgtcagacatacaagtgaCCTACTTCACGATCTTAATGGGTGATGTTATGCGAGCTGTCATAGTTCGATTTCTGAACTACTGCTGGTGCTGGGACCTGGAGGCCGGATTT CCTTCATATGCAGAATTTGAGATCAGTGAAAATGTGCTGGGGCTCGTCTTCAATCAAGGAATGATTTG GATGGGGGCATTTTACGCTCCAGGTCTGGTGGGTGTGAACATTTTGCGTCTTCTGAGCTCGATGTACTTTCAGGGCTGGGCAGTGATGGCCGCTAATGTTCCACATGAGAGAGTTTTCAAGGCCTCACGGTCCAACAACTTCTACATGGGCCTGCTGCTGCTTGTGCTGTTCCTCAGCCTGCTCCCTGTTGTCTACACTGTCATgaccctgtctccatcctttgACTGTGGGCCGTTCAG TGGCAAAGAAAAGATGTATGATGTGATCATGGAGACTATAGATCAGGATCTACCATCCTTCATAGGAAACATCTTCACATATGCCAGCAACCCGGGACTCATCTTACCTGCTATCCTCCTCATGGT GTTGGCAATCTACTACCTCAATACAGTGTCAAAAGGATACCAACAAGCCAACACAGACCTTAAGAAGAAGATGCAAATG GCCCGAGATGAAAAGAAGAACCGCAGGAACAACAAAGCCAGCACTAATCAAGTGATGAAAGACTTGGAGGACCTGCTGCCAAACAAGTCTCTAATACCACCTCCTACTGAAGAAGAGCCACCCACATCTG ATGTTGTAATTGTGAAGCCCAACAAGTCTCCCAAACTGAAGCCAGGTGCAGCAGGGAAAAGGGTTAATCTGCAAAAGGATGTGTCACTGGCTGCCCTGAACCCCAAAAGGCCAGTGACCCGTGCGCCACAGCCGAGAGGAGGGCCTCCTGGAAATGTCATGGGGCCACCACAGTCTGGACCTGGGAGAGGAAGAAGCCATGGTGGACCCCTGAGGCGATGA